A single region of the Halopiger xanaduensis SH-6 genome encodes:
- a CDS encoding pyridoxal-phosphate-dependent aminotransferase family protein, translating to MTEKREYTDDYPDKTLYIPGPTEVREDVIEEMSQPMFGHRMDRMTDLYTTVVEDTKEFLGTDNEVIILTGSGTEFMESSILNLVDEDVLVTTCGSFSERQANVAERLGKNVDTLEYEWGQAVKPEGVREKLEESDTDYDAVTCVMNESSTGVRNPIEEIGDVVAEYPDTYFIVDAVSALGGDYVDIDEHNIDVIFTSVQKAFAMPPGLAVCVVSDEAYERELQKDSASWYGGFQRSLDYYDRKGQTHSTPAIPVMLAYRKQMKHMLEEGHGARDERHREMAEYTREWAREHFAMFPEEGYESQTVSCIENTQGINVAETIDAVSEEYDFVFSNGYGSQLGEKTFRIGHMGKHDLESIERLTDAIEDVAGL from the coding sequence GTGACCGAAAAACGCGAGTATACCGACGACTATCCCGACAAGACGCTGTACATCCCCGGTCCGACCGAAGTGCGCGAGGACGTCATCGAAGAGATGAGCCAGCCGATGTTCGGCCATCGGATGGACCGCATGACCGACCTCTACACGACCGTCGTCGAGGACACGAAGGAGTTCCTCGGCACCGACAACGAGGTCATCATCCTCACCGGCTCCGGGACCGAATTCATGGAGAGTTCGATCCTCAACCTCGTCGACGAGGACGTCCTCGTGACGACCTGCGGGAGTTTCAGCGAGCGCCAGGCCAACGTCGCCGAACGGCTGGGCAAGAACGTCGACACCCTCGAGTACGAGTGGGGACAGGCGGTCAAACCCGAGGGCGTCCGGGAGAAACTCGAGGAGAGCGACACCGACTACGACGCCGTCACCTGCGTGATGAACGAGTCCTCGACGGGCGTCCGCAACCCGATCGAGGAGATCGGCGACGTCGTCGCGGAGTACCCGGACACCTACTTCATCGTCGACGCCGTCTCCGCGCTGGGCGGCGACTACGTCGACATCGACGAGCACAACATCGACGTCATCTTCACGTCGGTCCAGAAGGCCTTCGCCATGCCGCCCGGACTCGCGGTCTGCGTCGTCAGCGACGAGGCCTACGAGCGCGAACTCCAGAAGGACAGCGCGTCGTGGTACGGCGGCTTCCAGCGCTCGCTGGATTACTACGACCGGAAGGGCCAGACCCACTCGACGCCCGCTATCCCGGTCATGCTCGCCTACCGCAAGCAGATGAAACACATGCTCGAGGAGGGCCACGGCGCCCGCGACGAGCGCCACCGCGAGATGGCCGAGTACACCCGCGAGTGGGCCCGCGAGCACTTCGCCATGTTCCCCGAGGAGGGCTACGAGTCCCAGACGGTGTCCTGCATCGAGAACACCCAGGGGATCAACGTCGCCGAGACCATCGACGCCGTCAGCGAGGAGTACGACTTCGTCTTCTCGAACGGCTACGGCTCCCAGCTGGGTGAGAAGACCTTCCGCATCGGCCACATGGGCAAACACGACCTCGAGTCGATCGAGCGGCTGACCGACGCGATCGAGGACGTCGCCGGGCTGTAA
- a CDS encoding universal stress protein, giving the protein MSRILVPLAVLEGESVSPGLVRLLEPADVTVLGYHVLPEQTPPDQARVQYGDRATATLETLTATFEAGGGAADYRLAFTHDRDRTIDRVAAETGSQAYVLTGIADSIDRLLVPLTGDVAADRVLAFVADLIDDREIGVTLFLATDAEADGRLLLEEAAETLSSRGIDTESTLVVSEGALGGRTFDALREDAAAHDAVVVGERAPSLQSLLFGDEAERLAAESVGPVLVVRRPDDSSAEGESGSGSESEPKP; this is encoded by the coding sequence ATGAGCCGCATCCTCGTTCCGCTGGCCGTCCTCGAGGGCGAGTCCGTCTCGCCGGGACTCGTCCGCCTGCTCGAGCCCGCCGACGTGACCGTCCTCGGCTACCACGTCCTGCCCGAGCAGACGCCGCCGGACCAGGCGCGGGTCCAGTACGGCGACCGAGCGACCGCCACCCTCGAGACCCTGACGGCGACGTTCGAGGCGGGCGGGGGCGCGGCCGACTACCGGCTCGCGTTCACGCACGACCGGGATCGAACGATCGACCGCGTCGCCGCGGAAACCGGCTCGCAGGCGTACGTACTGACGGGCATCGCGGACTCGATCGACCGGCTCCTGGTCCCCCTGACCGGGGACGTCGCCGCCGACCGCGTCCTCGCGTTCGTCGCCGACCTGATCGACGACCGCGAAATCGGCGTGACCCTATTTCTCGCGACCGACGCGGAGGCCGACGGTCGACTGTTGCTCGAGGAGGCCGCCGAAACGCTCTCGAGTCGCGGCATCGATACCGAGTCGACGCTCGTCGTGAGCGAAGGGGCGCTCGGCGGCCGCACGTTCGACGCGCTCAGGGAGGACGCCGCCGCCCACGATGCCGTCGTCGTCGGCGAACGCGCGCCCTCCCTCCAGTCACTGCTGTTCGGCGACGAAGCCGAGCGGCTCGCCGCGGAGTCGGTCGGTCCGGTACTGGTGGTTCGGCGTCCGGACGACTCGTCGGCGGAGGGGGAATCAGGATCAGGGTCAGAGTCAGAGCCGAAGCCGTAA
- the eif1A gene encoding translation initiation factor eIF-1A, with amino-acid sequence MSDDGDGGRKNLRMPEDDEVFATVTDMLGANRVKVRCADGQERTARIPGKMQKRIWIREDDVVLVEPWDWQDEKADITWRYEKSEADQLREEGHIQ; translated from the coding sequence ATGAGTGACGACGGCGACGGCGGTCGCAAGAACCTCCGGATGCCAGAGGACGACGAGGTCTTCGCGACCGTCACCGACATGCTCGGGGCGAATCGGGTGAAAGTACGCTGTGCCGACGGCCAGGAACGAACGGCGCGCATTCCGGGGAAGATGCAGAAACGCATCTGGATCCGCGAGGACGACGTCGTCCTCGTCGAACCCTGGGACTGGCAGGACGAGAAGGCCGATATCACCTGGCGCTACGAGAAGAGCGAAGCCGACCAGTTGCGCGAGGAAGGCCATATCCAGTAG
- a CDS encoding DUF7470 family protein, translating into MIDKIGPLGIVGVVVLLGGIGLIAYANPIIAAGMALVLVGLGLVVKSLVSGMLQSFGMF; encoded by the coding sequence ATGATCGACAAGATCGGTCCCCTCGGGATCGTCGGCGTCGTGGTGTTACTCGGCGGTATCGGACTCATTGCCTACGCGAACCCGATCATCGCCGCGGGGATGGCGCTCGTGCTCGTCGGACTCGGACTGGTCGTGAAGTCGCTGGTGTCGGGCATGCTCCAGAGTTTCGGCATGTTTTGA
- a CDS encoding S8 family peptidase produces MTLSRRQLLQSVGAGVATGVLGTTASAAGSRTDTRRVFVHPRNGLLGNLLEVVESVGGTTVLEYDNFDFVVAEVPESRLDDLLSATGVAAVEEDDETGIPDDWDPSLLDVLLPPDRADCSTHPDQRASWGHERIGADDVEPDGTGVDIGILDTGIQTDHCSLEVAGGRNFTASGPPGDYEDRHGHGTHVAGIAGALDNDLGVVGTAPNANCYAVKVLDDEGRGRYSELIAGIDWCMSNDVELISMSLGGETESETLAEAIASAHEEGHLLLSAAGNEGNPGDGTCDAETMTYPATHEDVLAVAATDEDDSLASYSSVGSAVDLLAPGTNIVSSVVDNEYAEASGTSMACPFVTGVAALVWETVDEDGPGPNEAVRQALTESAEPVFENCEEGYGLVDARAALAEDGAVDDEPDRGADRDGERTGNRLEAALEWLANAIRDFVEWLNGLFR; encoded by the coding sequence ATGACTCTCAGCCGTCGGCAGCTTCTGCAGAGCGTCGGAGCCGGCGTCGCGACTGGGGTACTCGGAACGACGGCGTCGGCAGCAGGCTCGAGGACGGACACCCGCAGAGTGTTCGTCCACCCGCGGAACGGCCTGCTCGGCAACCTCCTCGAGGTCGTCGAATCCGTCGGCGGGACGACGGTTCTCGAGTACGACAACTTCGACTTCGTGGTCGCGGAGGTTCCCGAGAGCCGATTGGACGACCTCCTTTCGGCGACCGGCGTCGCGGCGGTCGAGGAGGACGACGAGACGGGAATTCCCGACGACTGGGATCCCTCGCTACTGGACGTACTACTGCCCCCGGACAGGGCGGACTGTTCGACCCACCCGGACCAGCGAGCGTCGTGGGGGCACGAGCGAATCGGCGCCGACGACGTCGAGCCGGACGGAACGGGCGTCGACATCGGCATCCTCGATACGGGCATCCAGACCGACCACTGTAGCCTCGAGGTTGCGGGCGGCCGGAACTTCACGGCGTCCGGGCCGCCCGGCGACTACGAGGATCGGCACGGGCACGGGACCCACGTCGCCGGCATCGCCGGCGCGCTGGACAACGATCTCGGCGTCGTGGGGACCGCGCCGAACGCGAACTGCTACGCAGTAAAGGTGCTCGACGACGAGGGCCGCGGCCGGTACAGCGAACTGATCGCCGGGATCGACTGGTGCATGTCGAACGACGTCGAGCTCATCTCGATGAGCCTCGGCGGCGAGACCGAGAGCGAGACGCTCGCGGAGGCGATCGCGAGCGCCCACGAGGAGGGCCATCTCCTACTCTCCGCGGCCGGAAACGAGGGGAATCCGGGCGACGGCACCTGCGACGCGGAGACGATGACCTACCCGGCGACCCACGAGGACGTCCTCGCGGTCGCCGCGACGGACGAGGACGACTCGCTGGCGTCCTACAGCAGCGTCGGCTCCGCGGTCGACCTGCTCGCGCCGGGTACGAACATCGTCTCGAGCGTCGTCGACAACGAGTACGCCGAGGCGAGCGGGACGAGCATGGCCTGCCCGTTCGTCACCGGCGTCGCGGCGCTGGTCTGGGAGACCGTGGACGAGGACGGACCCGGCCCGAACGAAGCGGTTCGGCAGGCTCTCACCGAGTCGGCGGAGCCAGTCTTCGAGAACTGCGAAGAAGGGTACGGGCTCGTCGACGCTCGTGCGGCACTAGCAGAGGACGGCGCGGTCGACGACGAGCCCGACCGCGGCGCGGATCGGGACGGCGAACGCACCGGGAATCGACTCGAGGCGGCGCTCGAGTGGCTCGCGAACGCGATACGGGATTTCGTCGAGTGGCTCAACGGGCTGTTCCGTTGA
- a CDS encoding inorganic phosphate transporter, whose translation MVSALLLVGILVAVFVGYNIGGATTGPAFGPAVGADAISKTAAGLLMTVFFFVGAWTIGRRVVDKLGRELVTDTAIFTLEASVGVLFFIGVALFIGNFFGVPASTSMTAVGSIAGLGLAAGELDWAVMGEIAIWWIVSPFIGFWVSLIIGRYFYAALNRRIVIERSEGPLFTIDRSRAVPIPVPSETTNRRELGGVAMVIAIGCVMAYSSGTSNIANAVAPLVGSGELEMNPAIVIGCFAVGIGTLTIARRTLETMGSELTELPLTAAIVTATVSSTLVIFLSAIGIPASFVIIATMCIIGLGWGRATRPVTVSDAVRGEGDAPVSVGALSADEEGDELPPIGEEESERIPSAADLFNPATTARVVLMQNVVPAIATIGAYATFRFVPIFGL comes from the coding sequence ATGGTGTCCGCGCTGCTGCTCGTCGGGATTCTCGTGGCCGTCTTCGTGGGTTACAACATCGGCGGGGCGACGACGGGGCCGGCGTTCGGGCCGGCCGTCGGCGCCGACGCCATCTCGAAAACCGCCGCCGGACTGTTGATGACCGTCTTCTTCTTCGTCGGCGCGTGGACGATCGGCCGTCGCGTCGTCGATAAGCTCGGCCGGGAACTCGTTACCGACACCGCCATCTTCACGCTCGAGGCCAGCGTCGGCGTCCTCTTTTTCATCGGGGTCGCGCTGTTTATCGGGAACTTCTTCGGCGTGCCGGCGTCGACGTCGATGACGGCCGTCGGCTCGATTGCGGGGCTCGGACTCGCCGCCGGCGAACTCGACTGGGCGGTGATGGGCGAGATCGCGATCTGGTGGATCGTCTCGCCTTTCATCGGCTTCTGGGTGTCGCTGATCATCGGTCGGTACTTCTACGCCGCGCTGAACCGGCGGATCGTAATCGAGCGCAGCGAGGGGCCGCTCTTTACGATCGACCGCTCCCGGGCCGTCCCGATTCCGGTCCCGAGCGAGACCACGAACCGGCGCGAGTTGGGCGGCGTGGCGATGGTGATCGCCATCGGCTGCGTGATGGCGTACAGTTCCGGGACCTCAAACATCGCGAACGCGGTCGCGCCGCTGGTCGGCAGCGGCGAACTCGAGATGAACCCCGCGATCGTCATCGGCTGTTTCGCGGTCGGGATCGGCACGCTCACCATCGCGCGTCGGACCCTCGAGACGATGGGCAGCGAACTCACGGAACTGCCGTTGACGGCGGCGATCGTCACCGCGACGGTGAGTTCGACGCTCGTCATCTTCCTCTCGGCGATCGGCATTCCCGCGAGTTTCGTCATCATCGCGACGATGTGTATCATCGGCCTCGGATGGGGGCGGGCGACCCGCCCGGTGACGGTGAGCGACGCCGTGCGCGGGGAAGGGGACGCGCCGGTCTCGGTCGGCGCGCTCTCCGCCGACGAGGAAGGCGACGAACTGCCGCCGATCGGCGAGGAAGAATCCGAGCGGATCCCCAGCGCGGCGGACCTGTTCAATCCGGCGACGACGGCCCGCGTCGTGCTCATGCAGAACGTCGTGCCGGCTATCGCGACGATCGGGGCGTACGCCACGTTCCGATTCGTTCCGATTTTCGGCCTCTAA
- a CDS encoding SLC13 family permease: MAVLAPLVQEPAAQPALTTDALVVFGVVLVALVLFLTERLPIDVTAILLIVILVVLEPWTGIDPETGISGFANEATITVLAMLILSGGISRTGLVQELGRRMAAFAGDSIHRQLFATVAATSPVSGFLNNTPVVALLVPVVTDVANRGNTSPSKLLIPLSYASQIGGMLTLIGTSTNILASDISGRLGSEYPELHRFSMFEFTQLGALVTLVGGLYLIFAGHYLLPERVPPRADYLEEYDVGNYVADVAVVPGSPLVGESIGDATAALGPEIDVVQVVRDADRSIAPRQETRLHEGDVLVVRTNRDAITALEDAEGIEPVGQPRLDGDLSAEEGIITELVVSLDSRLIGERLDPEAFREEFDAAVLGLRHRGELIAERIVGTRLGVGDTLLVQAAPETLERLSRRDDVIVAREPSQPDYRADKAPVAVAIMIGVVAVAALEIYPILISALAGVVAMVVTGVLDANELYDAVEWDIIFLLAGVIPLGIALEESGGAALLAFAVVETASVLPTIAVLWLFYMLTALLTNVISNNASVVLLIPVAAAAAAGIGANPFAFVLAVTFAASTAFLGPIGYQTNLFVYGPGGYRFTDYARIGAPLQLILSVVTVLGIAFFWGV, from the coding sequence ATGGCGGTTCTCGCGCCGCTGGTCCAGGAACCGGCGGCTCAACCCGCGTTGACGACCGACGCGCTCGTCGTGTTCGGCGTCGTCCTCGTGGCGCTCGTGCTCTTTCTCACCGAGCGCCTGCCGATCGACGTCACCGCGATCTTACTGATCGTGATTCTGGTCGTCCTCGAGCCGTGGACCGGGATCGACCCCGAAACCGGCATCTCCGGATTCGCGAACGAGGCGACGATCACCGTCCTCGCGATGCTCATCCTGAGCGGGGGGATCAGCCGAACGGGCCTCGTTCAGGAACTCGGCCGGCGGATGGCCGCGTTCGCGGGCGACAGCATCCACAGACAGCTGTTCGCCACCGTCGCCGCGACCAGCCCCGTCTCCGGCTTCCTCAACAACACGCCGGTCGTCGCCCTGCTGGTCCCGGTGGTCACCGACGTCGCCAACCGCGGGAACACCTCACCCTCGAAGCTGCTGATCCCGCTCTCCTACGCCTCGCAGATCGGCGGCATGCTCACGCTCATCGGCACCTCGACGAACATCCTCGCCAGCGACATCAGCGGCCGGCTCGGGAGCGAATACCCCGAACTCCACCGGTTCTCGATGTTCGAGTTCACGCAACTCGGCGCACTCGTCACCCTCGTCGGCGGCCTGTACCTGATCTTCGCCGGTCACTATCTCCTCCCCGAGCGTGTGCCCCCGCGGGCGGACTACCTCGAGGAGTACGACGTCGGAAACTACGTCGCCGACGTCGCGGTGGTGCCGGGCTCCCCGCTCGTCGGCGAATCGATCGGCGACGCCACCGCGGCGCTCGGCCCCGAAATCGACGTCGTGCAGGTCGTCCGCGACGCGGACCGGTCGATCGCGCCGCGCCAGGAGACGCGGCTGCACGAGGGCGACGTCCTCGTCGTCCGCACGAATCGGGACGCGATCACGGCGCTCGAGGACGCCGAGGGAATCGAGCCGGTCGGCCAACCCCGGTTGGACGGGGATCTCTCGGCCGAGGAGGGGATCATCACCGAACTCGTCGTCTCGCTCGACTCCCGGCTGATCGGCGAGCGGCTCGATCCGGAAGCGTTCCGCGAGGAGTTCGACGCCGCGGTGCTCGGCCTGCGACACCGGGGCGAACTCATCGCCGAGCGCATCGTCGGGACGCGCCTCGGGGTCGGCGACACGCTGCTCGTCCAGGCGGCGCCGGAGACGCTCGAGCGACTCTCGCGTCGCGACGACGTGATCGTCGCCCGCGAACCGTCCCAGCCTGACTACCGGGCGGACAAGGCGCCCGTCGCCGTCGCGATCATGATCGGCGTCGTCGCCGTCGCCGCCCTCGAGATCTACCCGATCCTGATTTCGGCGCTCGCGGGCGTGGTCGCGATGGTCGTCACCGGCGTCCTCGACGCGAACGAACTGTACGACGCCGTCGAGTGGGACATCATCTTCCTGCTGGCGGGCGTGATCCCGCTGGGGATCGCGCTCGAGGAGTCCGGCGGGGCGGCGCTGCTCGCGTTCGCGGTCGTCGAGACCGCGTCGGTGCTGCCGACGATCGCCGTCCTCTGGCTGTTCTACATGCTCACGGCGCTGCTGACGAACGTCATCAGCAACAACGCCAGCGTCGTCCTGCTGATCCCGGTCGCGGCGGCCGCGGCGGCGGGGATCGGCGCGAACCCGTTCGCGTTCGTGCTGGCCGTGACCTTCGCCGCCAGTACGGCCTTTCTGGGGCCGATCGGCTACCAGACGAACCTGTTCGTCTACGGGCCCGGCGGCTACCGCTTCACCGACTACGCTCGCATCGGCGCCCCCTTGCAGTTGATACTCTCGGTCGTGACGGTGCTCGGAATCGCGTTCTTTTGGGGCGTCTGA
- a CDS encoding universal stress protein — translation MPDTHDTAATDHRVLVPVAVLGGESVPTTLIDAFASIPVLLLGYHEIPEQTPPDQAREQFQRRAARELEERCSAFEAAGCPVTSRLVFTHDRFKTFERVAVDAGCDAVLILNPAPVLESMLVAIRSDINVEHKARLVATVLEDTDIDATLLHVVGDERDRERGEELLATMATALEDAGLDPDRVSRSVVVDDSPTEAILAAAEDHDVLVAGESRPSIRRYVFRDRAERLAKRTADPVLVVRGEYLEEDDEAARDGPSA, via the coding sequence ATGCCCGACACCCACGATACCGCCGCTACCGACCACCGCGTGCTCGTTCCTGTTGCGGTGCTCGGCGGGGAGAGCGTCCCCACGACGTTGATCGATGCGTTCGCGTCGATCCCGGTTCTCCTGCTCGGCTACCACGAAATCCCCGAACAGACGCCGCCGGACCAGGCGCGCGAGCAGTTCCAGCGGCGAGCCGCGCGCGAACTCGAGGAGCGCTGCTCGGCGTTCGAGGCCGCCGGCTGCCCCGTCACCTCGCGGCTCGTGTTCACCCACGACCGCTTCAAGACGTTCGAACGCGTCGCGGTCGACGCGGGCTGTGACGCCGTCCTGATCCTCAATCCCGCGCCCGTCCTCGAGTCGATGCTCGTCGCGATTCGAAGCGACATCAACGTCGAACACAAGGCACGACTCGTCGCCACCGTCCTCGAGGACACCGACATAGACGCTACGCTCCTTCACGTCGTCGGGGACGAGCGCGACCGCGAGCGGGGCGAGGAACTGCTCGCGACGATGGCGACGGCGCTCGAGGACGCGGGACTCGATCCCGACCGCGTCTCACGATCGGTCGTCGTCGACGACTCGCCGACCGAGGCGATCCTCGCGGCCGCCGAGGACCACGACGTGCTCGTCGCCGGCGAGAGCCGCCCCTCGATTCGCCGCTACGTCTTCCGGGACCGCGCCGAACGGCTCGCGAAGCGAACGGCCGATCCGGTCCTGGTCGTCCGCGGGGAGTACCTCGAGGAGGACGACGAGGCGGCTCGAGACGGGCCGTCGGCGTGA
- a CDS encoding cupredoxin domain-containing protein produces the protein MTRENAVSRRKALKVTGAAATTALVAGCGGGGNGNGNGNGNGDSNDSGNGGGSSGTEIEPGTTIELDAQTTEWTGIAPDSIADASNPTLILTEGETYTIGWPQGDGGTHNIELRNDSGDVVEGYETETTNEEEPGDSQMIEFEATSEIVEYVCQPHEAQMVGEIQVE, from the coding sequence ATGACACGAGAGAACGCGGTTTCCCGCCGAAAAGCGCTCAAGGTAACCGGCGCAGCAGCAACCACGGCGCTCGTCGCCGGCTGTGGCGGAGGCGGCAACGGTAACGGAAACGGCAACGGTAACGGTGACAGCAACGATAGCGGCAACGGTGGCGGCTCCAGCGGCACCGAAATCGAGCCGGGTACGACCATCGAACTCGACGCTCAGACGACCGAATGGACCGGCATCGCACCGGACAGCATCGCCGACGCGTCCAACCCGACGCTCATCCTCACCGAGGGCGAGACCTACACGATCGGCTGGCCGCAGGGCGACGGCGGTACTCACAACATCGAACTCCGCAACGACAGCGGCGACGTCGTCGAGGGCTACGAGACCGAGACGACCAACGAGGAAGAGCCCGGCGACAGCCAGATGATCGAGTTCGAAGCCACCAGCGAGATCGTCGAGTACGTCTGCCAGCCCCACGAGGCGCAGATGGTCGGCGAGATCCAGGTCGAATAA
- a CDS encoding MFS transporter → MHSSDRDRLVLAAVVFAVLFSQLLLYPGVATLVETLGADASTSAFAATPLDASMWFLVAEFAAYVAFVGVWGMASDVTGRRTPFIVAGSLAGAVGYAALAAVPAIGSIPFEGVLLLRLFQGAMTIGAFSLTMTMLMDLDGGHGRNMGAAGIAIGLGAAIGAPVGGQLTEVDPIAPLVVAAGLLVVVGAVVSLIEDRTPSQKRTARALLEGVRRRPTLSIPYAFGFVDRMTAGFFALVGTLYFQDVFGVDAGTTGLLLACFFAPFALLQYPMGALSDRIGRTIPIVVGSICYGVGILALSAAPTVATAAVGMVGIGVLGALVSPTTMALVTDLADEGERGLAMAGFNLAGSLGFLGGYLIGGTVASNYGYGLSFLVVGGLEIAIAVVTVPIFLKLSLEPGTRFGRDHETTE, encoded by the coding sequence GTGCACTCGAGCGATCGGGACCGGCTGGTACTCGCCGCGGTCGTCTTCGCCGTGTTGTTCTCCCAGCTGTTGCTCTACCCGGGGGTCGCGACGCTCGTCGAGACGCTGGGCGCCGACGCGTCCACCTCGGCGTTCGCGGCGACGCCGCTCGACGCGAGCATGTGGTTCCTCGTCGCCGAGTTCGCCGCCTACGTCGCCTTCGTCGGCGTCTGGGGGATGGCCAGCGACGTCACCGGCCGGCGAACGCCGTTTATCGTCGCCGGCTCGCTCGCCGGGGCCGTCGGCTACGCGGCGCTGGCCGCCGTGCCCGCGATCGGTTCGATCCCCTTCGAGGGCGTGCTCCTCCTGCGGCTCTTCCAGGGCGCGATGACCATCGGCGCGTTCTCGCTGACGATGACCATGCTGATGGACTTAGACGGCGGCCACGGCCGAAACATGGGCGCGGCGGGGATCGCCATCGGGCTCGGCGCCGCGATAGGCGCGCCGGTCGGCGGCCAGCTAACGGAGGTCGATCCGATCGCGCCGCTGGTCGTCGCCGCCGGCCTGCTCGTCGTCGTCGGGGCGGTCGTCTCGCTGATCGAGGACCGCACACCGAGTCAGAAGCGGACCGCCCGCGCGCTGCTCGAGGGCGTGCGCCGGCGGCCGACGCTGTCGATCCCCTACGCGTTCGGGTTCGTCGACCGCATGACCGCCGGCTTCTTCGCGCTCGTCGGGACGCTGTACTTCCAGGACGTCTTCGGCGTCGACGCCGGAACGACCGGCCTCCTGCTGGCGTGTTTCTTCGCCCCCTTCGCGCTCCTGCAGTATCCGATGGGGGCGCTGTCGGACCGGATCGGTCGGACGATCCCGATCGTCGTCGGTTCGATCTGCTACGGCGTCGGCATCCTCGCGCTCAGCGCCGCGCCGACGGTGGCGACCGCGGCGGTCGGCATGGTCGGCATCGGCGTCCTCGGCGCCCTCGTCTCCCCGACGACGATGGCGCTGGTTACCGATCTCGCCGACGAGGGCGAACGCGGCCTCGCGATGGCCGGCTTCAACCTCGCCGGCAGCCTCGGCTTCCTCGGAGGCTACCTCATCGGCGGCACCGTCGCCAGCAACTACGGCTACGGCCTCTCCTTTCTCGTCGTCGGCGGCCTCGAGATCGCGATCGCCGTCGTCACCGTGCCGATCTTCCTCAAACTCTCGCTCGAGCCGGGGACGCGGTTCGGCCGCGACCACGAGACGACGGAGTGA
- the hisA gene encoding 1-(5-phosphoribosyl)-5-[(5-phosphoribosylamino)methylideneamino]imidazole-4-carboxamide isomerase, whose product MNDQFDTEFEVIPAVDVQDGEVVQLVQGERGTEKTYGDPVEAARRWIDAGAESLHLVDLDGAFEGQRANADAIEGVLEAVDVPTQLGGGIRTAEDAAGLLERGVDRVILGTAAVENPEIVREISEEYPDSVVVSLDAKDGEVVVEGWTEGAGVSPVEAAERYEDLGAAAILFTNVDVEGQLEGVATEPVRELVEATDIPVIASGGVATLEDVRALAEGGAAAVVVGSALYEGNFTLEEAQAAVDGEREH is encoded by the coding sequence ATGAACGATCAGTTCGATACCGAGTTCGAGGTCATCCCCGCCGTCGACGTGCAGGACGGCGAAGTCGTCCAGCTCGTCCAGGGCGAGCGCGGGACCGAGAAGACCTACGGCGATCCGGTCGAGGCCGCCCGACGGTGGATCGACGCCGGCGCCGAGTCGCTGCACCTCGTGGACCTGGACGGCGCATTCGAGGGCCAGCGCGCGAACGCCGACGCCATCGAGGGGGTGCTCGAGGCCGTCGACGTGCCCACGCAACTGGGCGGCGGAATCCGAACCGCTGAGGACGCCGCGGGTCTGCTCGAGCGGGGCGTCGACCGGGTCATCCTCGGCACCGCGGCGGTCGAGAACCCCGAGATCGTCCGCGAGATCAGCGAGGAGTACCCCGACAGCGTCGTCGTCAGCCTCGACGCGAAGGACGGCGAGGTCGTCGTCGAGGGTTGGACCGAGGGCGCCGGCGTCTCGCCCGTCGAGGCCGCCGAACGCTACGAGGACCTCGGTGCTGCCGCGATCCTGTTTACCAACGTCGACGTCGAGGGCCAACTCGAGGGCGTCGCGACCGAGCCCGTGCGAGAGCTGGTCGAGGCGACCGATATTCCGGTGATCGCCAGCGGCGGCGTGGCGACGCTCGAGGACGTCCGCGCGCTCGCGGAGGGGGGTGCAGCCGCGGTGGTCGTCGGCAGCGCGCTCTACGAGGGGAACTTCACGCTCGAGGAAGCGCAGGCGGCGGTCGACGGCGAGCGGGAGCACTGA